The DNA region ATATCAAATGTCTCTGACTTTTCTCTAATGAAGTCCACCCAAGTGTacctggaaaaatcatcaacacacaCAAATACATACCTCTTTCCTCCCAGACTTTCTACTTGCATAGGACCCATGAAATCCATGTGTAGGAGTTCAAGGACCTTTGTTGTAGTCTGAtgttggagcatcttgtgtgacaTCTTGGTTTGCTTTCCTATCTGGCACTCTCCACACATTCTTCCTTCACCAAGTTTTAACTTAGACAGACCTCTGATTGCTTCCTTCACCAAGTTTTAATGCCATAGGTTTATCTCATCTTCCTTTGACAACAAGCACCTTGAAAAGTGAGACTTCTcctctgatgtccacatatagcAGTTATCCTTGGATCTTACTCCTCTAATTACTACCTCTTGATCATCCTTAGTAACAACACATTCTGTTTTGCTAAACTTTACATTAAGCCCTTTATCACAGAGTTGACTTATACTGATAAGATTTGCTGTTAGCCCTTTCACAAGCAGCACATCAGTCAGATCAGGAGATCCAGAACCTACAAGTTTTCCAATTCGTTTGATCTTCCCTTtggctccatctccaaaagtaacaaagCTACTGGAATGTGCTCTTGTATTTTCCAAGTATCTCTTGTCTCCTGTCATGTGTCTTGAATAGCcgctatcaaaataccaatcttccctTGATGAAGCTCTGAAAGAGGTATGAGCAATCAGACTTGAGACTTCACCTTTAGGTTTCCACTTTCTTTTCACTTGGGTGTTTTCAAGGAGGCTGACTTGgaatctgaggataaccatataattTGAAACAATAAGGCCTTATATGATCATTTCTTCCACagtaatgacatctccaagGGGCACATCTGAGACTTCTGTACTGAGAGGTCACATGTCGAGGCACATGCTGAGGCATCTGCCCAACCATCGGTTTGTTAACTGGTTTCTTGAATTCTGATTGCTTAGCAGCAGCCACAAATTCCTTTGGACCCTTCTGACTTTCCTTGTTTGTGTTCCTGTAATCAAAGCCAATACCCTTCAAACTTCTCCCCTGTTTGCTTGTTTCCTTAAggatttcatcaagcatatctgATCCATTATTTAGCATCCTAAGGGATTTGAGTGTAGTTTCAAGCTTGTTCTTCAGGACAACAACTCCGTCCTGCAATTTTGCATTAACACCCATTAATTTTACCATTTCCAGAGTATCAATGTTTTCAAGTTTTGACTTCCAGTCATCAAGTTCTTCTTTTAGCTTGTTGCTGATCTCCCATAACTTCTCCTTTTGAGTAGTCAACTTCTATATctcactttctttctctctaaAACGCTTACATGCTTCCTCCCACTTGCTATGCAACAGCCTGTAGGTGTCAGCCAGCTCTTTATCCGTTATGTCTTCATCACTGGAGTCTGTTTCATTAATCATTCCAGTGAAGGCAGTAACTTTGTTTGCAGAGACCCCATCTTCCTcatcagtgtcttcatctgaccaggTTACCATCATgcctttcttctgctttttaATGTAAGTAGCACATTCAGtcctgatgtgaccatatccttcacattcatggcattgcactcctttattctgaccagatctaTCATCATCCTTGGGTTTCCTCTGAAACTTTGAAGATTTGGCATTGTCAAACCTCATGTCCTAGACATTAGACTTTGACCTCTTATCAATCTTCCTTAGAGCTCTGTTAAATTTTCATCCAAGTAGAGCTAGAGCTTCAGATAGATTTTCACCTTCACATTCaatatcatcatcctcatcagtgTTGGACACAAATGTTATGCTCTTAGACTTCTTCTCAGTCTTGTCAAAGTCAACTCATAGGTTTGCagagagccaataagttcatcaatcTTCACGTTTCCAATGTCCTAAGCTTCTTCAATAACAGTGACTTTCATGGCAAACTTCTTAGGCAAAGATCTCGAAATTTTCTGCACCaacttctcatctgacataggttctcccaaggCAAACGATGAGTTGGCCAAGTCACGTACACGCATATGAAATTCTGAAATTGTCTCCTCTTCAGTCATTCTCATGTTCTCAAACTGAGTAGTCAGCATTTGAAGTCTGGACATCCTTCCCCTAGTGGTTCCTTCATGAGCAGTTTTCATAATATCCCAGGCAGTCTTTGCAATAGTGCACGTGTTGATGAGTCTAAACATGTTCTTGTCAACACCATTGAAAATGGCATTCAAAGCTTTAGAGTTTcccagagcagcttcatcttatTCTTTTGTCCATTCTTCCTCAGGCTTCTCAGTAGCCACAGTAGAGTTTCCTTCACTCTGTTCCCTGGTAGGATGCTTGCATCCTTTGACAATCGCTTTCCAAGTCTTATTGTCAATTGACTTAAGAAAAGCAGTCATGCGAACTTTCCATCGTACAACAGTAAGGAGTAAAAGCATAAAATAAACAAGACACAACACCAAAGTTGTTAActcagttcggtgaaacttcacctacgtttggagggttttcacccaaagaaaggatatccactatctcaagatttaggaactacagacactcatgaacccacagctcatagttctcttcctaatctacccagtgtatttctacctAGTATATCGACCTaggtatgagagcccctctcactttctctcaaccactgccacagtgattggtaagaaCAACAATCAGTAGAGTTTTAACACTCAAGAACACAGAACTCAACCTTgccttatagaatcaatgagcaaggTGAGTTCATAATGAATACAAGGACAAACACAAAAacacaaccctaaaacacttgatctattTCAATCGATAGCTTCAGTAGTCTTCACGTTTTTGGTCTTCAATATATATAAGCTTCAGCAACCacactaggttttcccaagaGCTGAAGCAGTagtccaacaacaacaaatcagaACACAATTTTCCATAAATATTGATTGCATTCACAAGTCAATCATCATAAACACAAAGGGAATCAATCCCTTAATCAGAGATTATTCCAACAATAAAACCAACCCATAAATAGCTACTAAAGACGAAGTAGTCATAATAAACTCTTCAGCAGATTTCCATGGCACACATAAGCACTCTATGTCAAGGACTGATATCCTGTGCTACACGAATGCCGATGTCacagcatctgcttcgacatcaggttgttttggacaaaatgcaagacaaccaaaagtaacaacaatccTCTCCTGCATCAATCCAAGGACGCTGACAAGTTCTGCTGACTACATCAATGCCACACagaagttgatgatttttctcATCAAGGAGAATAAGAAGTTATGCCTacctttcttcatcttctcttacttgaaggattgcatcaagaagtccagaactacgAGCAGTGAGAAGAAGACTGCAATATACTACATTCCCTTTGGGAAAATCCTCTCCGACATCTTTGCACAGAAGATCTGACGGAAACTTCTAGGTAAGCCTTCAATGTGAAGaacttgaagaagatgaagatagtgaCAACTATCGTTGTTCCTCCTTCTGATGATTCTCAAGAGGAAATCATCCAGAAGATTATCACTATTGATGATTATCCTCTGTGGACAAAGCTAGGTTCTACAGATGCCATCCAGGAGTATGTTAATCTTCTGAGGGAACAAGGGGTGGATGTGAACTTTTAAGAATTCTTCAATTCTCTTCCAGAATGTCCACCTGACATGTCAAGACCTCACACCAGGAAAAGGGCTCAAGACTCTGACGCTGACGCTGagaagaagccaaagaagaagaccaagaagaTAAAGGCAGAAACGCAGGATGCTAAGCcccatctgactcagagtcggGCTCCTTGGATCACCAGATCCTCCACCAAGGAGTCAAGTAAGCCTCAAACTTCTGCTTTTATTGTTAATATTGATGTCATTCCATCTTCTTCTACTCAAACACTTCCTCCATTCACTGTACCCTTAATCCCTAAATATCCTTCTCTCACAACTCTTATCCCATCTACTTCTGCCATTTCCACATCTTCTATCGCACTCACCACAACATTAGAACAACACATTCCTCCACCTCCTAAACCAGATCTTCTAGATCAAATCCGCCAAGCATCCTCTGCCCCAACTCCTCAAATTATCCAACTTCCCTTCCCAAATAACCCAGAACTACCTCAAACATCTTCTCCCATGAACACCTCCTCCAGTGAAAGAGAATTTCAAAAAGTTCTGAAAGAAAGAACTTCTGGACCCCCAGATGAAATACTCGCTCCAATCCCACACACTTCTCCTCTCTTCAATCCTACACCACTAAATGTTGTATTTCCTCCACTCTCTTCACCTGAATCATCACAAGTCTCTTTATCTAGATACTCTCCATTTAACTCAACAGACTTTGTGTTCCCAAACCCTGAAATCCAACCCATTCTAGATCAGACCACTTCTGATCAGGTAACCCAGGTGAAGGTAGATATGGGTTTGGGCCTAAGTGAAAAGAAGGAAAATCCTAGCCCACTTGTTATGCGTGGCCGCGGGTTGCATGGGATGTAAGGGGGGGGGAAACCCTTCTTTTTCCTCTCATTCAGAAACAGAACAGCACCGACAGCATATTCACGTAAAACACAGAGGGAAAAAGTGAGAGAAGGAGGAGCCGCCGCCCCTAGCCCCATCACCGCCGCTCGTTGTGTTCGCGCGAGGGAGAGGGAGACCGTGCGAGAGAGAGATCGCGTGGGAGAAGGGAGGAagagacttggacagcaaggaaTAGTACTTCAACCTGcattcttttctcttttcagAACAAGGattcaaggtaagggctggtcctaggaacGGGTAGATGTCTAGGATGATGCCATGAATTTCTATGAGGAAAAGTGATGATCTTGAAGGTTTTCACATGATGTTTTGTGAATATATTTGTTGCTGGAAATTTGTGCAGTGAAATACATGCCTATTAACCTTTATTTGATGTGCTTGCTATTGTCCTATGATCTCATGCATAAATCCCATGACTACTTGCTAATTTTGGATCATATTGTGCTTGTTTCAACATGATTAATGATGAATGTTTAATTCTGGAATTTTTGTGTGAACATGTTGATATTTGGGGCTGGACAAAGGCTTGTATGgaagcaaagaaaaaaaaaaaaaaaaaaaaaccctagggCCTCAAataggttcggccgaacccaatTCCAAGGGGTTCAGAGcatttctttctttgatttCATGCTCAAGTCGTTTGAGGCTTTGCTTGAATAATTTGGCATGAGCTATGTTTTTGAAAAGCATGTGAATATGATTAAGAATATCTATGCTATATGAATATTGTCTGACTGAGGAACcatgggtcgctcacctagctgtaattcccatgGGTGTTGTGAATATCTATTGTCGTCATgtttattattgtcattaaagTTGAGAAGACTCTAGGACTGACCTTAGAGCCTTAAATACAAAGAGAATGAGAttttaactcgcttgcaagtaaatgtgataaatcggtcataggtctagtgaagactatgggccatgagaatgatggtgccgttagagactaACGGTAGCTtgcatgtaacaccccgatttcggtggtgccactttagtgactttaaatcaatagtgcggaaaatgaaagtttcacgattctgatttttccggcttcattctccgtgaattctaagatacgttttggcgaaagaattccaaaactaaaaagaggttcccttgtattttaggcgactaatgcaaagtcggtgtaaaactagtttacccgataagttgctttttgcatcggatgtcggaatagaaaacttccttctgaagaaagattgaaatcatcgagagaaatgggtgtacgcgtgtagaatcttcatttgaagctctgaatagaaaaagtcttcattgtcggttgattctagggttttgaaataccagggttttggtttcggcaaacttccgatgattagaatcggacgttcgtagattctagagtttcgcctcgaaacgattgtgatatatggaaaaagagaagttctaacatttctctgaagttttttttggaataaattcctacagtgttccaagggtggaacttagtcttttcctaaggttcttgtcctaggcttaagtgaatcgatcgtgctataccttttatcgattcggatacaatccttagacttttcctgaactttctccttcataaatttatttcattcgataaactcttgttcaggtttttccttcacgatacgtcaagcctaatcgtaaatggaaatctcttccacttattctaagcttaaaaacttgggtcttacattgcacgcgagggagaatttgtggatcagtggatcctcgtgaattggttgactgcggtcaccgtgagaattgtgatttgtggatcattgcgtatccatgtgtgtaagatcaagttttgatctagtagtacaactctatgttttgatgattacaagttaaccttttgatatgaacaattgtggtactctaacgtgtttttctgagtgtgctatttacaggctctgacctcaactcaatctcacacaaatcagaagcactgtgtataaagagcaacccaagcaacgctttcgcattcaccatgttcagtatgaacagtggaaaagcttcagaagttctgaagttatacaaactctgatgaggactcagtcactagaagctctgaagatccagaaagtctgataaccaagaaacactgaaggctcagatattctgatggtgtagaagactctgaagatccagaagctgattagtgaagttctgatgtccagaagcaagatactctgaagaccatgttcttccctctgagttcagaataagaagaaacaatggtcagaggatctgggctttccctctaactctgatcaaccggcttcacaagttccaatatgaagcattcccctgatcagaagtctcctaggtttaaaggtcgcgtcgctatccaagtacaaaagcaactgtactatcctgacgacctacctaacagtctcagacacagcagaagctggattttccagaactgccctccaacggtagcatttcccatgcaacgctcaaccctaatccttggagtatataaagaggctgaagactgaaagaaacggctagaagcattcacatacgcgcaagacaaacttaaattcttctaagctttctttcatctaaaattcattgagtttactattagctttttagaagcaaatctcttgtaaacaattctttgataaacagtttgtttagttcctttaggagatcaaggttgatcggatcctagagaagactaagagagtgaatcttagtgtgagctaagtcagtgtaattgttagtcacttgtaggtttcaagtgcagttgtaactcttacctgattagtggattaccttcattctaagaaggaagaaatcaccttaacgggtggactggagtagcttgagtgatttatcaagtgaaccaggataaaatccttgtgtgcttttctatctcttatctttagcacttaagttctcgaaagatttgtcaaaatctttaaggtgaaagttttatactgaaaacgttattcaaaccccccctttctaccgtttttcataccttcaattggtatcagagcgcaagttctgtttaccacacctaacagtgttcagtgatccgggccggtgtgaaaaacaatggctgccaccaccagtgaaactcaaagagatggttacaatgcaaagcctcctatgttcgacggtcaaaggttcgaatattggaaagatagactggaaagtttctttctgggtttcgatgcagatctctgggatattattgtggatggctacgagcgtccagttgatacagatggcaagaagatcccaaggtcagagatgactgcagatcaaaagaagctgtactcacaacatcacaaagcaagagcaattcttctaagtgctatttcctatgaagagtaccagaagattacagatcgtgagtttgcgaaaggcattttcgaatctctgaagatgtctcatgaaggaaacaagaaagtcaaagaatcaaaggcattgtctttgatccaaaagtatgaatccttcatcatggagccaaatgagtcaattgaagaaatgttctccagatttcagttgcttgtagctggcatacgacctctcaacaagagctacacaacaaaagatcatgtcataagggtcatcaggtgtcttcctgaaagttggatgcctttagtgacttcaatagagctcacgagagacgttgagaatatgagtttagaagaactcatcagcatcttgaaatgccatgagctgaagcgctcagagatgcaagatctgaggaaaaagtccatagccttgaaatctaaatctgaaaaggctaaggttgagaagtcaaaagctcttcaagctgaagaagaggaatctgaagaagcatcagaagattctgatgaagatgagctgactctgatctccaagagactcaaccgcatctggaagcacaggcagagcaagtacaaaggctctggaaaggcaaaaggaaagtatgagtcctcaggccagaagaagtcttcaatcaaggaagtcacatgctttgagtgcaaagaatcagggcactacaaaagtgattgtccaaagttgaagaaggacaagaagccaaagaagcacttcaagacaaagaagagtctgatggtaacctttgatgaatcagagtcagaggatgttgactctgatggtgaagtccaaggactcatggctattgtcaaagacaaggaagcagagtcaaagagagttgttgactctgactcagaatcagaaggaaatcctaactcagacgacgaaaatgaggtattcgcttctttctctacctctgaactgaaacatgcattgtctgatattatggataagtataactccttattgtctaagcataagaagctgaaaaagaacttatctgctgtttccaagactccttctgaacatgagaaaattatttctgatttgaaaaatgataatcatgccttgatcaattctaactctatgctaaagaaccagattgctaagttaga from Lotus japonicus ecotype B-129 chromosome 2, LjGifu_v1.2 includes:
- the LOC130736303 gene encoding uncharacterized protein LOC130736303 yields the protein MSRPHTRKRAQDSDADAEKKPKKKTKKIKAETQDAKPHLTQSRAPWITRSSTKESSKPQTSAFIVNIDVIPSSSTQTLPPFTVPLIPKYPSLTTLIPSTSAISTSSIALTTTLEQHIPPPPKPDLLDQIRQASSAPTPQIIQLPFPNNPELPQTSSPMNTSSSEREFQKVLKERTSGPPDEILAPIPHTSPLFNPTPLNVVFPPLSSPESSQVSLSRYSPFNSTDFVFPNPEIQPILDQTTSDQVTQVKVDMGLGLSEKKENPSPLVMRGRGLHGM